A window of the Archocentrus centrarchus isolate MPI-CPG fArcCen1 chromosome 17, fArcCen1, whole genome shotgun sequence genome harbors these coding sequences:
- the colec12 gene encoding collectin-12 isoform X2 codes for MDNVTVGMQNYGGKINAVETDLKKLDDQAGALSINATSEIKTFKSDLEALQNQLQHIDHRARSNSDRLQELQKTGHGTENEHVSLQSFMENNAALLRGIKQTLTSYSGMIDGLEADTARLQSEMQSQVKVQSQTEIAVSALNITQAQQRNLLSTLQKTIEDAGQEVQKLKNDYQILQQTARQTRADTEWLKEKVQNLQVLAANNSALTRSNEEALNDLGAQLSNLASQIQNTSTLTEGHDQSLREMMDHQRDHDNVTSFKFDEMEARLDRHESEMDRVTGNVSFAAQILGVISSELNGLRSCAETVMRHSDLLLGLNGSVTQASADNRELRTQQDELVARLDREVNNLAMVMEEMKLVDSKHTQLITNFTILQGLPGPRGPRGDRGLQGPMGQTGQKGDKGDKGLPGLMGPKGEQGAAGPLGAAGPKGSLGLRGLPGAKGSRGSGGRPGIPGEKGDPGVAGPPGRDGSPGMPGPPGPQGPRGAAGPAGLEGPRGPIGPIGPSGPPGLPGLPAPPIFVKPPQPTQLHQVPQPTKPSQPSKLAEEPQGSVSVQPPVATSPKPGCPHEFRKFGDSCYYLSRGSQRLNFDEAKQFCANLSAHMLIINNNEEQQFVRNAITGKGYFWLGLSDREEESVWKWVDGTTPVFMNWKPGQPDNWKHGHEDGEDCAGLIHNANWNDFYCTDRIGFICERAFDLKMPVL; via the exons ATGGACAATGTGACAGTGGGCATGCAGAATTATGGAGGCAAGATCAATGCTGTTGAGACAGACTTAAAGAAACTTG ATGATCAGGCTGGAGCGTTGTCAATTAATGCCACCAGTGAAATTAAGACTTTTAAGTCAGATCTGGAAGCACTACAGAATCAGCTTCAGCACATTGACCACAGGGCAAGGAGTAACAGTGACAGGCTGCAGGAACTTCAGAAAACAGGACATGGCACGGAAAATGAACATGTCTCACTGCAGAGTTTTATGGAAAACAATGCTGCTTTACTCCGTGGGATCAAACAGACCTTGACCTCCTACAGTGGAATGATCGACGGCCTTGAGGCAGACACCGCACGGCTCCAGTCTGAGATGCAGAGCCAGGTCAAAGTACAGAGCCAGACAGAGATTGCTGTCAGTGCACTGAACatcacgcaggcccagcagcgCAATCTGCTCAGCACACTGCAGAAGACAATTGAAGATGCAGGGCAGGAAGTtcagaaactgaaaaatgactATCAGATTCTCCAGCAAACAGCCAGACAAACACGGGCTGACACAGAATGGCTAAAAGAAAAGGTTCAGAACCTTCAAGTTTTGGCAGCCAACAACTCAGCCTTGACCAGGTCCAATGAAGAGGCACTGAATGACTTGGGAGCTCAGCTCAGCAATTTAGCCAGCCAAATTCAGAACACCTCAACTCTCACTGAGGGGCATGACCAGAGCTTGCGTGAGATGATGGACCACCAGAGAGACCATGATAATGTCACCTCATTTAAGTTTGACGAAATGGAAGCACGATTAGACAGACATGAGAGTGAAATGGACCGTGTGACTGGAAACGTTAGCTTTGCCGCACAGATTCTTGGTGTCATCAGCTCTGAGCTGAATGGCCTGAGGTCCTGTGCTGAGACCGTAATGCGACACTCAGACCTTTTACTGGGACTCAATGGAAGTGTGACACAGGCCAGTGCAGACAATAGAGAGCTACGCACCCAGCAGGATGAGCTAGTAGCCAGGTTGGACAGAGAGGTCAACAACTTGGCTATGGTGATGGAGGAGATGAAGCTAGTGGACAGCAAGcacacacagctcatcaccaaCTTTACCATTCTACAAG GCCTACCAGGTCCAAGAGGCCCCAGAGGTGACAGAGGTCTTCAAGGGCCAATGGGCCAAACAGGACAAAAAGGTGATAAAGGAGACAAAGGACTGCCAGGATTGATGGGACCTAAAGGAGAGCAAGGTGCAGCTGGACCACTAGGTGCTGCAGGTCCAAAAGGTTCACTTGGGCTGCGAGGTCTTCCAGGAGCTAAAGGATCAAGAGGGTCTGGTGGTCGACCTGGAATCCCTGGTGAGAAAGGTGACCCTGGGGTTGCAGGGCCTCCCGGTAGGGATGGATCTCCTGGAATGCCAGGACCACCAGGGCCACAAGGGCCCAGAGGAGCAGCGGGACCTGCAGGTTTAGAGGGACCTCGTGGGCCTATCGGACCCATTGGCCCTTCTGGTCCTCCAGGTCTTCCAGGGTTGCCTGCACCTCCCATATTTGTAAAGCCACCTCAGCCCACTCAGCTCCATCAGGTCCCTCAGCCCACCAAACCTTCTCAACCTTCTAAACTAGCAGAGGAACCACAAGGCTCTGTGTCTGTCCAGCCCCCTGTCGCCACAAGCCCAAAGCCTG GTTGTCCACATGAGTTCCGAAAGTTTGGAGACAGCTGCTATTACTTGTCTCGCGGTTCACAGAGGCTCAATTTTGATGAGGCCAAGCAATTTTGTGCCAACCTTTCAGCTCATATGCTCATTATCAATAACAATGAGGAACAG CAATTTGTCAGGAATGCCATCACAGGAAAGGGATATTTCTGGCTGGGACTTAGCGATAGAGAGGAGGAAAGTGTTTGGAAGTGGGTGGATGGAACCACACCTGTTTTCAT GAATTGGAAGCCTGGCCAGCCTGATAACTGGAAGCATGGTCACGAAGACGGCGAGGATTGTGCTGGCCTTATCCATAATGCCAACTGGaatgatttttactgcactgaccGCATCGGTTTCATCTGTGAACGCGCCTTTGACT TGAAGATGCCAGTCTTATAG
- the stam gene encoding signal transducing adapter molecule 1 — translation MPLFTTNPFDQDVEKATSEMNTAEDWGLILDICDKIGQSRTGPKECLRSIMRRVNHKDPHVAMQALTLLGACVSNCGKIFHLEVCSREFASEVSNVLNKGHPKVCEKLKALMVEWAEDFRNDPQLSLISAMIKNLREQGVTFPAVGSQAAEQAKASPALVAKDPSTSTNKKEEEDLAKAIELSLKEQRQQPQTSMSSLYPNTSSLLSSHKSDGRKVRAIYDFEAAEDNELTFKSGEIITILDDSDPNWWKGETYQGVGLFPSNFVTADLTAEPEMMKTEKKTVQFSEDIQVETIEPEQEPVYIDEDKMDQLLQMIQSADPTDNQSDSVELLQLEGACNQMGPLIDQKLEDIDRKHSELSELNVKVMEALSLYAKLMNEDPVYAMYAKLQSQQYYMQQPASAAQQVYPGQPASGSYAMSSAGVQGYTVPMEQLPPGTPIPGQPAPSDIHMYMGQPPVYTAAPGSMAPADVQSYQNPASNPGPAPCTTPAGMTQTPNYSTASGASIAPSSDIPQAPFSEKALL, via the exons ATGCCTCTCTTCACAACCAACCCCTTTGACCAAGATGTTG AGAAAGCAACCAGTGAGATGAACACTGCTGAGGACTGGGGCCTCATTCTGGACATATGTGACAAGATAGGGCAGTCACGCACTGG GCCCAAAGAATGTCTCCGCTCTATAATGAGAAGAGTGAACCACAAGGACCCTCATGTAGCCATGCAGGCGCTGACT CTTCTCGGTGCTTGTGTCTCAAACTGTGGGAAAATATTCCACTTGGAAGTGTGCTCCAGAGAGTTTGCCAGTGAAGTCAGTAATGTTTTAAACAAG GGCCACCCCAAAGTCTGTGAGAAGCTGAAGGCCCTGATGGTGGAGTGGGCGGAAGACTTCCGCAATGATCCGCAGCTCAGTCTGATCTCTGCAATGATCAAGAATTTACGGGAGCAGGGCGTCACATTCCCAGCTGTGGGCTCCCAG GCTGCTGAGCAAGCAAAAGCAAGCCCAGCACTAGTGGCAAAGGATCCCTCCAcctcaacaaacaaaaaagaagaggaagatttGGCCAAAG CTATCGAGTtgtcactgaaggagcagcGTCAGCAGCCGCAGACTTCAATGTCAAGTCTTTACCCAAACACCTCCAGCCTGCTCTCCTCACACAAGTCTGATGGCAGAAAAGTCCGTGCCATCTATGATTTTGAGGCTGCAGAGGATAATGAGCTCACCTTTAAGTCAGGAGAAATCATCACTATCCTGGATGATAG TGACCCCAACTGGTGGAAAGGGGAAACATACCAGGGGGTGGGACTGTTTCCCTCCAACTTTGTCACTGCTGATCTCACTGCAGAGCCTGAGATGA TGAAGACTGAGAAGAAGACAGTACAGTTCAGTGAGGACATTCAGGTAGAGACCATAGAGCCCGAACAGGAGCCAGTATACATAGATGAG GACAAAATGGACCAGCTACTGCAAATGATTCAAAGTGCAGATCCAACAGACAACCAGTCTGACAGCGTTGAATTACTACAGCTTGAAG GTGCCTGCAATCAAATGGGGCCCCTCATCGACCAGAAGTTGGAGGATATTGACAG GAAGCACTCAGAGCTGTCGGAGCTGAACGTGAAGGTGATGGAGGCGCTGTCTTTATATGCCAAGCTGATGAATGAAGATCCAGTCTATGCCATGTATGCCAAGCTGCAGAGCCAACAGTATTATATGCAGCAGCCTGCCAGCGCAGCACAGCAG GTCTACCCTGGCCAGCCTGCATCAGGTTCGTATGCCATGAGCAGCGCTGGGGTGCAAGGCTATACTGTTCCTATGGAGCAGCTTCCTCCCGGAACTCCCATTCCTGGTCAGCCAGCTCCCAG tgacattcatATGTACATGGGCCAGCCGCCAGTGTACACTGCAGCTCCAGGCAGCATGGCTCCAGCAGATGTTCAGTCCTACCAGAATCCAGCCAGCAACCCTGGCCCAGCACCATGCACGACTCCTGCAGGCATGACACAGACACCAAACTACAGCACTGCCTCTGGCGCAAGCATAGCACCTTCCTCAGATATCCCACAGGCCCCTTTCTCAGAGAAAGCCTTGTTATAG
- the colec12 gene encoding collectin-12 isoform X1, whose amino-acid sequence MKDDFADEEEVQSFGYKRFGIQEGTECTKCKNDWALRAAIALLYVLCALLAIAVAVLGYKVVEKMDNVTVGMQNYGGKINAVETDLKKLDDQAGALSINATSEIKTFKSDLEALQNQLQHIDHRARSNSDRLQELQKTGHGTENEHVSLQSFMENNAALLRGIKQTLTSYSGMIDGLEADTARLQSEMQSQVKVQSQTEIAVSALNITQAQQRNLLSTLQKTIEDAGQEVQKLKNDYQILQQTARQTRADTEWLKEKVQNLQVLAANNSALTRSNEEALNDLGAQLSNLASQIQNTSTLTEGHDQSLREMMDHQRDHDNVTSFKFDEMEARLDRHESEMDRVTGNVSFAAQILGVISSELNGLRSCAETVMRHSDLLLGLNGSVTQASADNRELRTQQDELVARLDREVNNLAMVMEEMKLVDSKHTQLITNFTILQGLPGPRGPRGDRGLQGPMGQTGQKGDKGDKGLPGLMGPKGEQGAAGPLGAAGPKGSLGLRGLPGAKGSRGSGGRPGIPGEKGDPGVAGPPGRDGSPGMPGPPGPQGPRGAAGPAGLEGPRGPIGPIGPSGPPGLPGLPAPPIFVKPPQPTQLHQVPQPTKPSQPSKLAEEPQGSVSVQPPVATSPKPGCPHEFRKFGDSCYYLSRGSQRLNFDEAKQFCANLSAHMLIINNNEEQQFVRNAITGKGYFWLGLSDREEESVWKWVDGTTPVFMNWKPGQPDNWKHGHEDGEDCAGLIHNANWNDFYCTDRIGFICERAFDLKMPVL is encoded by the exons GAATTCAGGAGGGTACAGAGTGCACCAAGTGTAAAAATGACTGGGCATTGAGGGCGGCGATTGCACTCCTCTATGTGCTCTGTGCCCTGCTCGCTATAGCGGTGGCTGTCCTTGGATACAAAG TGGTTGAGAAAATGGACAATGTGACAGTGGGCATGCAGAATTATGGAGGCAAGATCAATGCTGTTGAGACAGACTTAAAGAAACTTG ATGATCAGGCTGGAGCGTTGTCAATTAATGCCACCAGTGAAATTAAGACTTTTAAGTCAGATCTGGAAGCACTACAGAATCAGCTTCAGCACATTGACCACAGGGCAAGGAGTAACAGTGACAGGCTGCAGGAACTTCAGAAAACAGGACATGGCACGGAAAATGAACATGTCTCACTGCAGAGTTTTATGGAAAACAATGCTGCTTTACTCCGTGGGATCAAACAGACCTTGACCTCCTACAGTGGAATGATCGACGGCCTTGAGGCAGACACCGCACGGCTCCAGTCTGAGATGCAGAGCCAGGTCAAAGTACAGAGCCAGACAGAGATTGCTGTCAGTGCACTGAACatcacgcaggcccagcagcgCAATCTGCTCAGCACACTGCAGAAGACAATTGAAGATGCAGGGCAGGAAGTtcagaaactgaaaaatgactATCAGATTCTCCAGCAAACAGCCAGACAAACACGGGCTGACACAGAATGGCTAAAAGAAAAGGTTCAGAACCTTCAAGTTTTGGCAGCCAACAACTCAGCCTTGACCAGGTCCAATGAAGAGGCACTGAATGACTTGGGAGCTCAGCTCAGCAATTTAGCCAGCCAAATTCAGAACACCTCAACTCTCACTGAGGGGCATGACCAGAGCTTGCGTGAGATGATGGACCACCAGAGAGACCATGATAATGTCACCTCATTTAAGTTTGACGAAATGGAAGCACGATTAGACAGACATGAGAGTGAAATGGACCGTGTGACTGGAAACGTTAGCTTTGCCGCACAGATTCTTGGTGTCATCAGCTCTGAGCTGAATGGCCTGAGGTCCTGTGCTGAGACCGTAATGCGACACTCAGACCTTTTACTGGGACTCAATGGAAGTGTGACACAGGCCAGTGCAGACAATAGAGAGCTACGCACCCAGCAGGATGAGCTAGTAGCCAGGTTGGACAGAGAGGTCAACAACTTGGCTATGGTGATGGAGGAGATGAAGCTAGTGGACAGCAAGcacacacagctcatcaccaaCTTTACCATTCTACAAG GCCTACCAGGTCCAAGAGGCCCCAGAGGTGACAGAGGTCTTCAAGGGCCAATGGGCCAAACAGGACAAAAAGGTGATAAAGGAGACAAAGGACTGCCAGGATTGATGGGACCTAAAGGAGAGCAAGGTGCAGCTGGACCACTAGGTGCTGCAGGTCCAAAAGGTTCACTTGGGCTGCGAGGTCTTCCAGGAGCTAAAGGATCAAGAGGGTCTGGTGGTCGACCTGGAATCCCTGGTGAGAAAGGTGACCCTGGGGTTGCAGGGCCTCCCGGTAGGGATGGATCTCCTGGAATGCCAGGACCACCAGGGCCACAAGGGCCCAGAGGAGCAGCGGGACCTGCAGGTTTAGAGGGACCTCGTGGGCCTATCGGACCCATTGGCCCTTCTGGTCCTCCAGGTCTTCCAGGGTTGCCTGCACCTCCCATATTTGTAAAGCCACCTCAGCCCACTCAGCTCCATCAGGTCCCTCAGCCCACCAAACCTTCTCAACCTTCTAAACTAGCAGAGGAACCACAAGGCTCTGTGTCTGTCCAGCCCCCTGTCGCCACAAGCCCAAAGCCTG GTTGTCCACATGAGTTCCGAAAGTTTGGAGACAGCTGCTATTACTTGTCTCGCGGTTCACAGAGGCTCAATTTTGATGAGGCCAAGCAATTTTGTGCCAACCTTTCAGCTCATATGCTCATTATCAATAACAATGAGGAACAG CAATTTGTCAGGAATGCCATCACAGGAAAGGGATATTTCTGGCTGGGACTTAGCGATAGAGAGGAGGAAAGTGTTTGGAAGTGGGTGGATGGAACCACACCTGTTTTCAT GAATTGGAAGCCTGGCCAGCCTGATAACTGGAAGCATGGTCACGAAGACGGCGAGGATTGTGCTGGCCTTATCCATAATGCCAACTGGaatgatttttactgcactgaccGCATCGGTTTCATCTGTGAACGCGCCTTTGACT TGAAGATGCCAGTCTTATAG